One genomic region from Dehalobacter restrictus DSM 9455 encodes:
- a CDS encoding magnesium transporter CorA family protein — translation MQHYLVSPEGLKEIESQQIPAEGKFSITLFNAEEWKLLNGHLAFAGSAEIDRVLGNLNPQGNSFNQRFERLHPSLFFIGYSDFADDTKEFAIYFFLSANDMTILRNDRLELSQINDWARRGLLTTPSDLAQLLGMEILEHHQRQLELLEDDVDRIEENILETPERWQRSEIINLHKKILGLKKSLNAHQTIFSRLAAMDNHDQGKPSWKDLVADTQQKLENARQTHELIEILMEAYQQAIDNRANDIMKVLTLLATILLPINLVTSFFGMNFEAMPLIHSPLGMPLFFGVSVLIVTAVLILFWRKHWLR, via the coding sequence GCAACACTATCTTGTCTCTCCGGAGGGCCTGAAAGAAATAGAATCACAACAGATTCCGGCAGAGGGAAAGTTTAGCATAACCCTCTTCAATGCTGAGGAATGGAAGCTCCTGAACGGGCACTTGGCATTTGCCGGATCTGCAGAGATCGACCGTGTTCTGGGAAATCTGAATCCGCAGGGGAATAGCTTTAATCAAAGATTTGAACGTCTGCACCCTTCTCTGTTTTTTATTGGTTACAGCGATTTTGCTGATGACACCAAAGAATTTGCGATCTACTTTTTTCTGTCGGCGAATGATATGACGATACTGCGCAATGACCGGCTTGAGCTGTCGCAGATCAATGACTGGGCCCGGAGAGGGCTGCTTACGACACCTTCCGATCTGGCGCAGCTCCTCGGCATGGAAATACTGGAACATCATCAGCGCCAGCTGGAATTACTGGAAGATGATGTGGACCGGATTGAAGAAAATATCCTGGAAACTCCTGAAAGATGGCAAAGAAGTGAAATAATTAACCTTCACAAAAAAATACTCGGATTAAAGAAGTCACTGAATGCGCATCAGACGATTTTCAGCAGACTGGCAGCCATGGATAATCATGATCAGGGGAAGCCATCATGGAAAGACCTGGTTGCCGATACCCAGCAGAAACTTGAGAATGCACGGCAGACTCATGAGCTGATTGAAATCCTAATGGAAGCCTACCAGCAGGCCATTGACAACCGGGCCAATGATATCATGAAAGTTCTGACGCTTCTGGCCACGATCCTGCTGCCGATTAATCTGGTTACCTCCTTCTTTGGAATGAATTTTGAAGCAATGCCGCTGATCCACTCGCCTTTGGGGATGCCGCTCTTTTTCGGTGTATCCGTGTTAATTGTGACAGCAGTACTTATCCTGTTTTGGCGTAAACACTGGCTGAGATAA